The Narcine bancroftii isolate sNarBan1 chromosome 11, sNarBan1.hap1, whole genome shotgun sequence genome has a window encoding:
- the LOC138746106 gene encoding interferon gamma-like, which translates to MILLRYFLIGLSGYLLLDSVQSVGLRSLEDPLLNLKKSFKINHHEVAEGGAKFTIIFRKYSSKAIESGIMLNAIVRWYLNLFENIKPNQDNETKQAISVVANGLQEWLTSDKYFSFLEDLKELENIKWDDQLIQRKAILELETFLSKMEEIGKRRRKRNMSRRRP; encoded by the exons ATGATACTTTTGAGATATTTTCTCATCGGACTGTCAGGCTATCTCCTTCTAGATTCTGTACAGTCTGTTGGACTGCGATCACTGGAAGATCCACTACTTAATCTGAAGAAGTCATTT AAAATAAATCATCATGAGGTTGCTGAAGGAGGGGCAAAGTTTACTATAATATTTCGGAAATACAGTTCAAAG GCCATTGAATCAGGTATTATGCTCAATGCCATAGTGAGAtggtatttaaatttatttgaaaaCATTAAACCTAACCAGGACAATGAAACCAAGCAAGCCATTAGTGTTGTTGCAAATGGCTTACAAGAGTGGTTGACATCTGATAAATACTTCTCTTTTCTGGAAGACCTCAAGGAATTAGAGAATATCAAA TGGGATGATCAATTAATTCAGCGTAAAGCAATTCTTGAACTCGAGACATTTTTGTCAAAGATGGAGGAGATTGGGAAAAGAAGACGCAAGAGGAATATGTCAAGGAGACGGCCTTAA